The segment CGATGTTGATATTGTATTGAGTGATATCAATATGCCGGAAATGGATGGGCTTACACTACTCTCCCGATTGGGTGAATCAAATCCGTTGATCAAATCTGTGATCGTATCGGCCTATGGTGATATGGAAAACATCCGCACAGCCATGAACCGTGGTGCATTTGATTTTATTACCAAACCCATCAACTTTGAAGACCTGCAGCTTACCATGGAAAAAACATTGAAGCATGTACTGCACATCAAGGATACATTAAAAGCAATTAAGGAAAATAATATCCTGAAGATGTATGTAGATGAAACGGTACTCAATTTTATGGGCAGTCGTGAGTATGAAAGTTCGTTAATGGAAAATGAAACGCTGGAAGCTACGGTGATGTTTGTTGACATCTGCAGCTTTACTTCCATCAGCGAAACAACCAGTGCCGATGCAGTAGTACAACTGCTCAATAACTATTTTGATGTAATGGTGAAAGAAATTATTGCACAGGGCGGCCACGTTGATAAGTTTATCGGCGATGCTGTGATGGCTGTGTTTCGTGGCAATTTTCATCTCGACCGTGCCATTGATGCAGCATTGAGTGTTCGCAGCAAAGTAGCCATGCTTCCGTCTGTATCAGATGAATTTACACCCAAAGTATCCATTGGTATTAACAGTGGCGAAATGATCTCTGGTAATATCGGCTCTATCACATTGAAGCGGCTGGACTATACGGTTATTGGGG is part of the Lacibacter sediminis genome and harbors:
- a CDS encoding adenylate/guanylate cyclase domain-containing protein; protein product: MAKILVADDEADLEVLIKQKFRQKIREQEYEFVFAVNGTDALEKILQHPDVDIVLSDINMPEMDGLTLLSRLGESNPLIKSVIVSAYGDMENIRTAMNRGAFDFITKPINFEDLQLTMEKTLKHVLHIKDTLKAIKENNILKMYVDETVLNFMGSREYESSLMENETLEATVMFVDICSFTSISETTSADAVVQLLNNYFDVMVKEIIAQGGHVDKFIGDAVMAVFRGNFHLDRAIDAALSVRSKVAMLPSVSDEFTPKVSIGINSGEMISGNIGSITLKRLDYTVIGDAVNTAQRLQSIAKPNQIIISEAAWKNVKESFNCRKVGDVALKNKLQEVAVYEVLD